The nucleotide sequence GGTCGTGGCCGCGCTCGCCGTGCCCGCGCCGATCAGCGCGGTGGTCAAGGCGAGGAACAGGGTCACGACGAGCACGAGCGCGCGCCGGGTCATGCTGCCTCCGGGAGGACTGGGCGGACGGTGACTGCGGCGTGGGTCCAGGTTCGCCGGGACGGCGGCGGCGCGTCAAGACCTATTCGTAAATGTTCCTAACAAACTGCGGTTGTGTCCCGCTCGGCGGGAAATATCGGTGGGGAAGCGGTTTCCTCGGCGAAGATGGCGCCATGAGTGAACAGCGGGAAATCGTGGTCACCGGCGGCGGCACCGGCATCGGGCTGGCGATCGCCGCCCGGTTCGCGGCGGCGGGCGAGCGGGTGACCGTCACCGGGCGGCGCAAGGACGTCCTCGAAGCGGCGGCGGAGGAGATCGGCGCACGGGCGGTGGCCTTCGACGCGAGCGACCCCGCGGCCGTGCAGGCCGCACTGGCGGAACTGCCGGCGCGGGTGGACGTCCTGGTCAACAACGCCGGCGGCAACACCGACCGGGTCCGGGAGGCGCCCGCGGCCGGTGACCTGAAGGGCCTGGCCGACGCGTGGCAGGCGAACTTCGAGGCCAACGTGCTCTCCGCCGTGCTCGTCACCGCGGCGCTGAAGCCGCGCTTCGCGGACAACGTGCGCGTGGTGACTCTCGGCTCCATCGCGGCGAAGCAGGGCTCAGGCTCGTACGGCGCGGCGAAGGCGGCGATCGAGGCGTGGAACACCGACCTGGCAAGGCAACTGGGCGCCGCGGGAACGGCCAACGTCGTCGCGCCGGGCGTCGTCCTCGACACGGAGTTCTTCCACGGCACGCTGACCGAGGAATGGCTGAGCTCCCGGATCGCCATCGCCTTCAACCAGCGCGCCGGCCGTCCGGAGGAAATCGCCGACACCGTGCGGTTCCTGGCCGCGCCGGAAGCCGCGCACCTCACCGGCCAGGTCGTGCACGTGAACGGCGGCGCGTACGGCGCCCGCTAGGCCATCCGGGTCGCAAGTGGGGCGCCCGCCCCACGGCGGCCGCGGTCGTCTCCAAGGTGGAAAGGGACTGACCACCGGAAGAGAGAGGTGATCCGCCGTGACGGCCGCTCCCGCAACCCCGGCCCTCCCGACGACCCGGCCGGCCGGCTGCCCGTTCGACCCGCCCGGCAGCTACGCCACCCTCCGGGAAACGGCGCCCACGTCGAAGGTGCGGTGCCCGGCGGGCATGGACGCCTGGCTGGTGACGCGCTACGCCGACGTCCGCGCGGTGCTCGCCGACCGCACGATGAGCTCGCGCGGCGCGTCTTCGGTGCACGTGAACCCGAACGCCGACCTCGACGAAGAGGTCCACCCCGGCTCGATCATCCAGCTCGACGGCGCCGCGCATTCGCGGCTGAGGAAGAAGGTGCTCGCGGAGTTCACCGTGCGGCGCGTGGAGGCGTTGCGCGGCTACGTCCGGCAGCTGGTGGAGAGCCACCTCGACGCGATGCTCGCTCAGGCGGCGCCGGCCGATCTGGTGCGGGACTTCGCGTTGCCGATCCCGTCGCTGGTGATCTGCGAGCTGCTCGGCGTCCCGTACGCCGACCGGTCGCAGTTCCAGCGGCAGAGCACGACGCTGGTCAGCACGGACGCGACGCGTGAGGAAGGCGAGCAGGCCTACGACGCGCTTTCGGGTTATCTGGCGGAGTTGTTCACCGAAAAGCAGCGGAATCCGCAGGAAGACCTGTTCAGCAGGCTTTCGGCGGCCGGCGCCGATGATCCGCTCACGATGGAGGAGCTCGTCGTGCTCGGGCTGAGCCTGCTGGTGGCCGGCCACGAGACGACGGCCAACATGATCGCGTTGAGCACGTTGGTGCTGCTGGAACACCCCGGCCAGCGTGAGGCGGTGCTCGCCGCGCCGGAGCGGGCGGTCGAAGAGCTGCTGCGGTACCTGTCGGTGGTGCAGTGGGGGGTGCTGCGGTACGCGACCGAGGACGTCCGGGTCGGGTCCCGGGAGGTCCGGGCGGGGGAGTGGCTCGTGGCCGCGCTGAACTCGGCCAACCGCGACGAGCCGGTGTTCCCGGGTGCGGACAAGCTGGACTTCGATCGTGAGCACCCGCGCACCCATGTGGCGTTCGGGTTCGGGGCGCACCAGTGCGTCGGGCAGCAGCTGGCGCGGGTGGAGTTGCAGGAGGCGTTGACCGGGTTGTTCCGGCGGGTGCCCGACCTGCGCCTGGCCGTGCCGCGGGAGGAGCTGGCGTACAAGCACAACACGCTGGTGTACGGCGTCCGGGAGCTGCCGGTCGCCTGGGGCTGACTGTGCCGGCCCGACTGTGCTGACCCGGAAAATGGGGGGCGTCTTCGCGGCCGGGCGGCTACCGTGGCCGGCAACGCGCTGATGGAGCCGAGTAGTCCCGGGAGCGCACGGGTCGAGAGAGCCGCCGGTAGCTGGGAAGGCGGTCCCGTGCCCGGCGGCGAAGACCCTCCGGAGTGCGGGGAGGAACGGCGTCCGCGCCCCATGCCCCGCCGGCCGGCCCCCGTCACCGGGCCGCGAAGAGGCCGCCTCACCGGCGGTGAAAGTGCGGTGGCACCGCGATTCCCCTGATCGCCCGCACTCCCGAGGGATCCGTGTTGGGAGGGTGATGAGTTCTCGTGTTCTGGCCGCCGACCTGCCCCGGTACGTCGGCGCCCGCGTCCGCGTCGCCGGCTGGGTGCACCGCCGGCGCCGCCTGAAGTCCGTCACATTCGTCGTGGTCCGGGACCGTTCCGGGCTCGCGCAGGTCGTGCTGCGCGGTGCCGCGCCACCGGAGGAAACCGTGGTGGAGGTGCACGCCACCGTGTCGGCCAACCCGCGCGCACCCGGTGGCGTCGAGCTGACCGAGCCGGTGGTGGAAACGCTGGCCGAAGCGGTGCCGCCGCCGTTCGACCTCTACCGGCCCGCCGTCACCGCGTCGCTGCCGGCGATCCTCGACCACGCGCCGGTCGCCCTGCGGCATCCCGCGCTGAAGGAGCGCTTCGCGGTGGCCGCGGCCGCCGTGCGCGGGTTCCGGTCCACTTTGGACAGCCGAGGGTTCACCGAGGTGCACACGCCCAAGATCGTGGCGTCGGCGACCGAGTCCGGCGGATGCGTCTTCGGCATCGACTACTTCGGCCGCCCCGCCTACCTCGCGCAGTCGCCGCAGTTCTTCAAGCAGGCCCTCGTCGGCGTGTTCGAACGCGTCTACGAGGTCGGCCCGGTCTTCCGCGCCGAGCCGCACGACACGGCCCGGCACCTCGCGCAGTACACCAGCCTCGACGTCGAGCTGGGGTTCATCCGGGACCACCACGACGTCATGGCCGTGCTCCGCGAGGTACTGGCCGGGATGTCTGACCCGGCGCTGGTCACCGTGCCCGAAGAGATCCCGGAGATCCACTTCGCGGCGGCGGTGGACCTGCTGGAGGCGGACCCGCGTGAGCCCGACCTCGCCCCGGCCCACGAACGGGCGCTGTCGGAGTGGGCGCGGCGCGAGCACGGGTCGGATTTCCTGTTCGTGACCGGTTACCCGATGGCGAAGCGGCCGTTCTACACGCACCCCGACCCGGCGCGGCCCCGCTACTCGAACAGCTTCGACCTGCTCTTCCGCGGGGTGGAGCTGGTCACCGGCGGCCAGCGCCTGCACCGGCACGCCGACTACCTCGCGGTGCTGGGCGACGCCGCGCCGGAGTACGCCGATTACCTGCAGGCGTTCGCGCACGGCATGCCACCCCACGGCGGCTTCGCGATCGGTCTGGAACGCTGGACGGCGCGGCTGCTCGGCGCCGCGAACGTCCGGGAGGTCACGCTGTTCCCGCGCGACCTGCACCGGCTGACCCCGTGAGGAGGGCCCATGACCGCTCGTCGCCTCTGGGCGGCCGTGGAACCGCTGCACGCCGTCGTCTACTTCGCGCCCGAGACGGCCGAAGCGGCGAAGGCGGCCGGCTTGCGCGGCTACTGGATGGGCTACTTCGCGGGGCGGCTGGCGCCCCTGGGCCCGATCGGTCCCGGGCCGGCGACGGCGATGCTGTTCGGCTTCGCGCCGGCGATGGTGGCCCGGGCGGTGCCGGACGCGTGGTCGTTCGCCTCGCCCGCGGCCGTCCTCGGGTCCCGGCTCGAGGCGGTGGGCTCGGCGTTGCGGGCGGTCGCGGACGACGTCTCGGAGCTGAGCGCGCTCCTGTGGCGGGCGGCGGAGGCGTGTGAGTTCGGCGGCCGCCCGCTCGCGGCGGCGTGGGCGGCGGTGCCGAAGCCGGCGGACCCGCTGTCGCGCCTGTGGCTGGCGACGACGATCCTGCGCGAGCACCGCGGCGACGGCCACGTCCTGGCGGCGGTCCACGCCGGGCTGGACGGCTTGGAGACGACGCTCACCCACATCGGTGACGGTGTGATCGGCCGGCAGGACGTCCAGCCCCACCGCGGCTGGTCGGACCCCCAGTGGGACGCGGCGGTGGACCGGTTGCGGACCCGCGGCATCCTCGACGCCGACGGCCGCCTGACCGACGCCGGGCGCGAGCTGCGCCGCGGGCTCGAGGACGACACGGATCGCCTGGCCACGGCCCCGGTCGAGGCCCTGGGCGCGGACGTCGAGCGGCTGCTGGAGCTGGCGGTGCCGCTGGCACGGGCGGTGCTCGACAGCGGCGTCGTCCCGGTGCCGAACCCGATGGGTGTCACCCGTCCGTGAGTGTCGATTCCGGCCGGGCCCGCTCGACGCACCGGTGAACGCACCCGGACTTCGGAGGATTCCATGACGTTGCTCGCCGGCAAGAACGCGATCATCTACGGCGCCGCGGGGCGGATCGGCACGGCCGTCGCCACCGCGTTCGCCGGGGAAGGCGCCCGGGTGTTCCTCGCCGGCCGGACCCGGGCCCGCCTCGACGCGCTGGCCGGCGGCATCCGCACGGCCGGCGGCCGGGCCGAGCCGGCGGTGGTCGACGCCCTCGACGAGCGAGCGGTGGACGAGCACGCCGCCGCGGTCGCCGCCGAGGGCGGGATCGACGTCTCGGTCAACCTCATCGGCCACGGCGACGTCCAGGGCAAGCCGCTGGTGGAGATGGCGCTCGCGGACTACGAACGCCCGGTGGTGACGGCCGTGCGCACCCAGTTCCTGACCGCCCGCGCGGCGGCCCGGCACATGATCGCGCGGCGGTCCGGGGCGATCCTGTTCTTCGGGGGCGCGGCCGATCCGGTGCGGGAGTTCGCGGTCGGCGGGCTGCAGGTGGCGTTCCACGCGCTGGAGGCGATGCGCCGCCAGCTCGCGGCCGAGCTGGGCCCACACGGGATCCGCACGGTGACGCTCCGGACCGGCGGCATCCCGGAGACCCTCCCGGTGGACTTCCCAGGGAAGTCGGAGTTGGCGGAGAACATCGCGGGCAAGACGATGCTGGGCCGCGCGGCGACCTTGGCCGACGTGGGCGCGGTGGCGGCCTTCGTGGCCTCGGACCGAGCGGCTTCGATGACGGCGGCGACGGTGAACGTCAGCTGCGGCGCTTTGGTCGACTAGGGCGAGAACCACCGGATCGGCCGGCGCTTCGAGACCCTCAGCGGGACCCTTCGCGCTGCTCGACCACCAACCGCTGGTGCCGGGCCGCCCGTACCCGGTCGCCGCAGGTTGTCGAACACCAGCGGCGGCGGGCGTGCTCGCGGACGTAATACCGGATGCAGCCGTGGGCCTCGCACGGGCGCACCAGCGGCCCCAGCTCGCCGCTCACCACCTCGATCGCGTCCCGCGCCAAGGCCGCCACCGCCGCGTCGATGCTGCCCGGCCGGGTGCTGTGCCACTCGCGCACCGGCCCGTCTCCCCAAGTCAGGGACAAGGCCGCCGCGTCCGCCCGGGCCGCGGTGTTCACCGTCTCCAGCGCCGCCGCGTCTGGTGCCCGGTGCTCCGTCAGCGCCGCCAGCAGCTCGCGGACCGCGCGACGCAAGTCCGTCAGGCGGCCCAGCTCGGCCGCGCCGGGGACGGCCGCCGCGAGTCCGTGCTGCCGCAGCCAGCCGGCCGCGCCGCCGGGCTCGGCGAGGTCGTCGATCTCGCCGCCCGCCGTCAGCCGCCGCGTGTTGACCAGCGCCAGTGCCGGCGAGCGGTCCTCGCCCGGTGCCGCCGTGACCATGTCCGCCTCCCGAAGTCCGTGCCCGCAGTGTCCCCGACGGTTGACAGTCTACGCTGTCTCATGGATAAATGAAAAAGTAACCATGAGAGAGGAGACCGCCGTGGTCACCGTTCATCACCGCTACGCCACCGTCGCCGGGCACCGGCTGTTCTACCGGGAAGCCGGGCCCGCCGAGGCGCCCACGATCGTGCTGCTGCACGGCTTCCCGACGAGCTCGCACATGTTCCGTCACCTCATCCCCGCGCTGGCCGACCGCTACCACGTCGTCGCGCCCGACTACCTCGGCGCCGGCGCGTCCGATGCGCCGCCCACCAGCGACTTCGCCTACACCTTCGACGCGCTCGCCGACCTCACGCTCGGCCTGCTCGAGCAGATCGGCCTCGGCCGCTTCGCGCTCTACATCCAGGACTTCGGCGCGCCGGTGGGCCTCCGCATCGCGGCCGCGCACCCCGATCGGGTGACCGCGATCGTCACGCAGAACGGCAACGCCTACGTCGACGGCCTGGGCGCCGGCCTGACGCAGAAGCTCGCCGCCGGCACGCTGAGCGAGGACGACCTGCGCGCCATGGTCACCCTCGAGGCCACCCGGGCGCAGTACCTCGACGGCGTGCCGGATCCGACGCTGGTCAGCCCGGACGTCTGGATCCACGACCAGGCGCTGCTGGACCGCCCCGGCGCCGCGGCGATCCAGCAGGCGCTGCTCGCGGACTACCACCACAACATCGGCCTGTACCCGAAGTGCCACGAGTACTTCCGGACCAGCCGGGTGCCGCTGCTCGCCGTCTGGGGCGGCAACGACGAAATCTTCGTCGCCGACGGCGCCCGCGCCTACGCCCGCGACCTGCCCGACGCCGAAATCCACCTGCTCGACTCCGGACATTTCGCGCTCGAGACGCACTTGGACGCGATCGCCGGGTACCTCCGGGGTTTCCTCGGCCGGGTGCTGCCCGTTGACCGGGACGCCAGTTGACCACCGGGTCGCCGCGCTCGTAGGGTTTTCCCGGACCTCCGCCGTCGTCATCAGCCATGGAGGACGGGATGAGCAGACGGATTCGGGTGGGGGCGATCGCGCTCGCGCTCGTCGCCGGCACGATGATCACGGCGGGACCGGCGCAGGCCGCGGACCCGTTGCTGTCACAGGGAAAACTCGTGACAGCGTCGTCGTCGGGCGGGTGCTGCCCGGCGGCGAACGCGGTCGACGGCGACTCGGCGACCCGCTGGGCCAGCGCGGCTGGCGTCGATCCACAGTGGATTTACGTCGACCTCGGCGCGGCGGTGCACGTCAGCCGCGTCCGGCTGCAGTGGGACGCATCTTGTGCCACCGCCTACGAAATCGACACGTCCGCCGACCACGCCACGTGGACGAAGATCTACGCGACGACCGCGGGCAAGGGCGGCGTCGAGGACCTGACCGCCCTCGACGGCACCGGCCGGTACGTCCGGGTGTACGGCACGAAACGTTGCCGCACCGACGCGTCGAAGGGCTACTCGCTGCAGGAATTCGGCGTCTACGGCTCGGGGGGTGACGTCCGGCCGCCGTCGCCGCCCGGCACGCCGACGCTCGACGGGGTCACACCCACCAGCGCGACCATCTCCTGGACGGCGGCGACCGACGACGTCGGCGTCACGGGTTACGACGTCTACCGCGACGGCCAGCTCTGCGCGAGCACGACCGGCGCGCTGACGGCGACCTGTGGCAACCTCGGCCCGAACGGCAGCTACGGCTTCTACGTCAACGCCCGCGACGCGGCCGGGAACGTCTCGCAGGCCAGCGGCACCCTGATCGTGAAGACGCCGCCGTCCGACGACCACACGCCGCCGTCCGCGCCGTCGAACCTGCACACGACCGCGGTCAACAGCACCTCGATCGGCCTCGCGTGGACCGCGTCGACCGACGAGGTGGGGGTCGCCGGCTACCGGATCTACGACGGCGGCACGCAGATCGGGACGTCGGACACGACGAGCACCACGCTCGGCGGGCTGACCCCGAACACGGCCTACCACCTGCAGGTCCGGGCCTTCGACGGCAACGGCAACCTCAGCGAGCCGAGCACGCCGGTCCTGGACGTCACCACCACCGGCGGGTCGAGCTGCTCGCCGTCGCAGGGCGTCTGCGGCGCCACGCAGGTCGGCACCGACGACGACGTCGTGTGGGGCCTGGTGACCCTGCCGGACGGCACGATCCTCTACAACCAGCGCGACGCGCACGCGATCGTCCACCTGAACCCGAAGACCGGCGCGAAGAAGACGATCGGCACCGTGCCGAACGTGCAGAGCACCGACGGCGAAGGCGGGCTGACCGGGCTGGAGATCAACCCGGTGTCGTTCGCCTCCGACCACTGGCTCTACATCATGCACACCTCGCCGAACGACAACCGGATCGTCCGGATCAAGTACGACCCGGCCGGCGACTCGCTGACCACGAGCACCGAGCAGATCCTGCTGACGGGCATCGCGCGCAACAAGTTCCACAACGGCGGCCGGCTGCGGTTCAGCCCCGACGGCCGGTACCTGTTCGCGGGCACCGGGGACGCGCAGAACGGCGACAACGCGTCGAACACCAGCAGTCCCAACGGAAAGGTGCTGCGGATCAACCCGGACGGTTCGATCCCGGCGGACAACCCGTTCCACAACGCGGTGTGGAGCTACGGGCACCGGAACGTCCAGGGCCTGGCGTTCGACTCCCAGGGCCGGCTGTGGGAGCAGGAGTTCGGCAACAGCATCATGGACGAGACGAACCTGATCGTGAAGGGCGGCAACTTCGGCTGGCCCTCCTGTGAGGGGACGTCGGGTTCGTGCAGCGGCTCCATCGCGCCGAAGAAGACGTACCCGGTGGCGCAGGGTTCGTGCAGCGGCATCACGATCATCCGCGACGCGCTGTACGTGGCCTGCCAGCGCGGGACGCGGCTCTACCGCGCGGTGATCAGTGGCAGCTCGCTGACGAACTTCCAGACGTTCTTCAACGGCACGTACGGGCGGCTCCGCACGGTGGAGCCGGCCCCGGACGGCCAGATGTGGCTGGCGACCAGTGTGGACGGTGACAAGGACAGCACCCCGCACAACAGCCACAACAAGATCCTGCGGGTGTCGGTCGGGTAGCGGCCACCGCCCGGGCCGGGAACTCAGCCGTCCAGCAGGCGGGTCAGCGCGTCCCGGGCCTTCGTGTCCGTTTCCGCCAGCGCGGTCAGTTCCCGGGCCAAAGCCGCGAGCCAGGCCTCGACCGAGGCCGGCTTGCGGCTGATCACCACGCCCCGGACCACTTGGTGGATCTCCGCCGCGACGCCGCCGTGCGCGGCCTCGCTCAGCACCAGCACGTGGTCCGGGGTGGTCACCCGCACCGACACCGCCTGGCCGTCCCGGCGCGCGACGCGGTCGGCGAGGGTCCGGCGGCGCGCGACCTCGACCATGCCCGGTGGCAGCGCGCTGCCCAGCGTCTCCGACAGGACCCGGTGGTAGGACTCGACGTCCGCGCGGTCCGCGCGCAGGGCGGCCACCAGCAGGTGGAAGTCCAGCGCGCCCATCAGTCGGTGAGGGGCAGCACGAGCTGGGGCTTGGCGATGTGGTGGTCGGCGCGCAGCGGCTTCACCGCGGTACCGATCGCGAAGAACTCCGTCGTCTGCCCGCCCCACTGGTGGGGCAGCGAGAGCAGCTGCACCCCGACGATGCCCTCCGCCTCCAGCTGCTCCGCCTCCGCCTGCATCCGCGACATCGCCAGTTCGCGCGCGTCGTACAGCGCTTCGGTGTACTGCGGGATCTCGACGTTCTTGCCGAAGTTGCCCACCACCTGCCGGAACCGCTGGTGCGCGATGTGGTAAACGCACGTGCCCATCACCATCCCCAGCGGGGCGTAGCCGGCCTGCACCAGCGTCCAGAAGTCCTGTCCGGACAGGTCCGAAGTGAACGGCTTCCCGGCGTTGGTGCGCCATTCGCCGGGTTCCTCGGCCTTGACCGCGGTGCCGACGGCGATGAACTCGGCCAGGTCGGTGCCGAACTCCTTGAACTCGATCTCCAGGCGGACCGCGACGATGCCGTCCGCGCCGAGGACGTCCGCCTCGGTCTCCATCCGGGACATCGCCAGCTCGCGCGCGTGGTACATGGCCTGGGAAAGCCGGTCCAGCTCCTGGTTCTTGGTCCACTGGCGCCACTGGAACCCGACGTGGTAGATGCTCGAGCCCAGCACCAGCCCGAGCGGCCGGAACCCGGCTTCGCGCACGAGGAGGAACTCGTTGACGCTCAGGTCCGAGGTGAACAGGCCGGCTTTCCCGCCGGGGCGCATCTCGGTGAGCCGTCGCATCGCATCCTCGGGGATGTGGTGCTCAGCGCCGGGCGGGGCTTCGCCCTCCGGATCCCCTGGGGAAGGTGCAGGCGTCACGAAGCCTCCTCGGAACGGTTCAACGGCAGGATCTTCAGCGTGCCGGCCGGGGTCGCCGGGCCTTCGTGGAAGCGGGCGATCGCGGTGCCGATGACGGTGGCCATGGCGGCCACCGCGATGTCGTGGACCGGCCAGATGTCGAACTTCAGGTCCGAGACGATCCCGCCGTCGGCACCGCAGTCGCCGATCTCGCGGGCGAACTCGGCTCGCGCCTCGGCCCGCACGGCGGTGGCGAGTTCCGTGGCCAGGGGGATTTCGACGTTCCCGGCCCACTCGTTGACCAGGGACCGCTGCCAGTAGTCGGTGAACGCCCGGCCGGAAATGCCGACCGCGACGCGCACGGGCACCCAGCCCGCGAGCATCAGCTTGGCGACGTCCTGGCCCGGCAGGCCGGTGGTGAACGGGTGCCGCGGCCGCGGCCCGGCCTTGGCGCGCACGGCGGTGCCGAGTGCGACGAACTCCTGCGCCGCGCCATCGGGCGAAGTCACCGCGAAGTCGATCCCGAGCACGCCGTCGGCCCCGATCGCGGCCGCTTCCTCCACGAGCCGGTCGAGGGCCGTCTCGTAGCCCTCGCGCAGGATCCCCGCCAGCTGCCCGATCCGGTCGGCGGACCAGGTGTCCGTCCCCGTGAAGCCGATCTGGTGGACGACGCAGCCCATGACGTCGCCGACGGGGGTGAAGCCGGCCACGTCGGCCCCCACCGCGCCCGGCACGCTGAGCAGCGACGTCTTCGGCCCGGTGGGGGAGAACCGGTCGAAGCGCGCCTGCGTTCCCGGCGACAGGTCGCGCGATCCCCGCTCGGGCACAGGCGGCCTCCCTCCGGCACTGCTGCCATCGTGGCACGGATTCCGCCCGCGTGTCAGCGCCAGCTGTCGTCGCCGAAGCCGAGGGTCACCGGGCCGCGGCGGATCCCCGCCACCGTCTCCGACGGCAGCACTTCGTCCAGGAACGCGTACTCCGGGCTGCGGGTCCGCGCGTGCCACTGTGCGATCTCGTGCCAGCCCGGGGCCGCCAGCGCGCCGCCGAAGTGCTGCACCGACAGGCTCGCCGTCAGGCACGCGAACCGGAGGCGCTCCACCAGCGGCCAGCCCGTCAGCGTCGCGGCCACGAACCCGGCACCGAACACGTCGCCGGCGCCCGTGGCGTCCAGCACGTCGACCGGGAGCGCCGGGACCGCCGCCGTCTCGCCGGTCGTCCCGTCCACCGCCAGCACGCCCTCGCCGCCGCGGGTGATCACCGCGATCGGGACCAGGTCCGCCAGCCTGGCCAGCGCCGCTTCGGGGGTGTCCGTCCGGGTGTAGCGCAGTGCCTCGATTTCGTTCGGCAGGAAGGCGTGGCAGCACGCCAGCTGCTCCAGCAACGCCGGCGACCAGGCCTCGGACGGGTCCCAGCCGACGTCGGCGAACACGAGGCTGCCCGACTGGTGTGCGGTGTGGACCCACTCGGCCGTGTCGAGGCCGATGTGCGCCACCGTCGCCCGGCTCGGCGGCGGCGAACCGGCGAGCTCCGCGACCGGGACGGGCGGTGGGTGGCCGTGGGTGACCATCGCGCGGTCGCCCGCGTAGGCCAGCGAGACCGTCACCGGCGAGTGCCACTCCGGGAACCGCCGCGAGCGCGACAGGTCGATGCGCTCCTGCCGGGTCAGCACGTCCCAGCAGTAGCGCCCGTAGACGTCGGTGCCGAACGCCGCCGCCAGCGACGTGCGCAAGCCGAGGCGGCTCAGCGCGACCGCGAAGTTCGCGATCCCGCCCGGTCCCGAGCCCATGCCGCCCGTCCACACCTCGGTGCCCGGCGCCGGCGGGCGTTCGAGCCCGGTGAAGACCAGGTCGAAGAACAGCAGGCCGGACAGGAAGACATCGACTTCGGGTACGGGCTCAGCCGGCACAGGCGCCTCCACGGATCACGCAACGGTGGCCCGAGCCTGCGTCAGCGGCGCGAGATCCGCAAGAGCGGGGCCGCTCGAGCCGCGGAGTGCGGGCTCGGGGGCTGCTAGGGTCGCCGGATGCGGCACGGCTGTCACTCGGAGCTTCGCTCCGGGCCGGGGGCTCCGCCACCCGGACCCCCGGAAAACCTGGTGGGTCATCCGGAGGCCCCGCCACCCGGACCCCCGCAAGACGTGGTGGGTCACCCGATCGAGCAAAGCGTTTCACGATGAGGCTGGCGATCCTCGGCGGCGGCGGTTTCCGCGTGCCGCTGGTGCACGGGGCGCTGCTGGCCGGCGGTGAAGTCACCGAGCTCGTCCTGCACGACGTCGACGCCGGTCGCCTCGCGGCGATCGAACGGGTCCTGGCCGAGCAGGCCGGCGGCGCGGCGAACGCGCCGCGGGTGCGCACCACCACCGATCTCGCCGCCGCGGTGTCCGATGTGGACTTCGTGTTCTCGGCCATCCGCGTCGGCGGTCTGCGCGGCCGTCGGCTCGACGAGCAGGTCGCGCACGCGGAAGGCGTGCTGGGGCAGGAAACCGCCGGCGCGGGCGGGATCGCCTACGGACTGCGGACGGTCCCGGTCGCGGTCGCCCTCGCGCGGCTGATCGGCGAGCTGGCGCCGCGGGCGTGGGTCATCAACTTCACCAACCCCGCCGGCATGGTCACCGAAGCGATGGCCGCGCACCTCGGCGCCCGGGTGATCGGCATCTGCGACTCGCCGGCCGGGTTGTGCCGCCGCGTCGCCCGGGCCCTCGGGATCGACGCGGCGGCGGCGAAGTTCGACTACGCGGGGCTCAACCACCTCGGCTGGCTCCGCTCGGTCCGCGTCGGCGGGGAGGACGTCTTGCCGCGGTTGCTCGCCGACACCGCCGCGTGCGAGTCGTTCGAGGAGGGCAGGCTCTTCGGTGCGGACTGGCTGCGCACGCTGGGCGCGGTGCCCAACGAATACCTGCACTATTACTACTTCGCCCGCGAAGCCGCCGGTTCGGAGTCGCGCGGGGCGTTCCTTTTGGAACAGCAACGCGGCTTCTACGCGGAACCTTCGCTCGTGTCGTGGGAACGCACGCGCCTGGAACGCGAAGCGACGTACATGGC is from Amycolatopsis mediterranei and encodes:
- a CDS encoding cytochrome P450, encoding MTAAPATPALPTTRPAGCPFDPPGSYATLRETAPTSKVRCPAGMDAWLVTRYADVRAVLADRTMSSRGASSVHVNPNADLDEEVHPGSIIQLDGAAHSRLRKKVLAEFTVRRVEALRGYVRQLVESHLDAMLAQAAPADLVRDFALPIPSLVICELLGVPYADRSQFQRQSTTLVSTDATREEGEQAYDALSGYLAELFTEKQRNPQEDLFSRLSAAGADDPLTMEELVVLGLSLLVAGHETTANMIALSTLVLLEHPGQREAVLAAPERAVEELLRYLSVVQWGVLRYATEDVRVGSREVRAGEWLVAALNSANRDEPVFPGADKLDFDREHPRTHVAFGFGAHQCVGQQLARVELQEALTGLFRRVPDLRLAVPREELAYKHNTLVYGVRELPVAWG
- the aspS gene encoding aspartate--tRNA(Asn) ligase; protein product: MSSRVLAADLPRYVGARVRVAGWVHRRRRLKSVTFVVVRDRSGLAQVVLRGAAPPEETVVEVHATVSANPRAPGGVELTEPVVETLAEAVPPPFDLYRPAVTASLPAILDHAPVALRHPALKERFAVAAAAVRGFRSTLDSRGFTEVHTPKIVASATESGGCVFGIDYFGRPAYLAQSPQFFKQALVGVFERVYEVGPVFRAEPHDTARHLAQYTSLDVELGFIRDHHDVMAVLREVLAGMSDPALVTVPEEIPEIHFAAAVDLLEADPREPDLAPAHERALSEWARREHGSDFLFVTGYPMAKRPFYTHPDPARPRYSNSFDLLFRGVELVTGGQRLHRHADYLAVLGDAAPEYADYLQAFAHGMPPHGGFAIGLERWTARLLGAANVREVTLFPRDLHRLTP
- a CDS encoding alpha/beta fold hydrolase, encoding MVTVHHRYATVAGHRLFYREAGPAEAPTIVLLHGFPTSSHMFRHLIPALADRYHVVAPDYLGAGASDAPPTSDFAYTFDALADLTLGLLEQIGLGRFALYIQDFGAPVGLRIAAAHPDRVTAIVTQNGNAYVDGLGAGLTQKLAAGTLSEDDLRAMVTLEATRAQYLDGVPDPTLVSPDVWIHDQALLDRPGAAAIQQALLADYHHNIGLYPKCHEYFRTSRVPLLAVWGGNDEIFVADGARAYARDLPDAEIHLLDSGHFALETHLDAIAGYLRGFLGRVLPVDRDAS
- a CDS encoding CGNR zinc finger domain-containing protein → MVTAAPGEDRSPALALVNTRRLTAGGEIDDLAEPGGAAGWLRQHGLAAAVPGAAELGRLTDLRRAVRELLAALTEHRAPDAAALETVNTAARADAAALSLTWGDGPVREWHSTRPGSIDAAVAALARDAIEVVSGELGPLVRPCEAHGCIRYYVREHARRRWCSTTCGDRVRAARHQRLVVEQREGSR
- a CDS encoding SDR family NAD(P)-dependent oxidoreductase, which encodes MTLLAGKNAIIYGAAGRIGTAVATAFAGEGARVFLAGRTRARLDALAGGIRTAGGRAEPAVVDALDERAVDEHAAAVAAEGGIDVSVNLIGHGDVQGKPLVEMALADYERPVVTAVRTQFLTARAAARHMIARRSGAILFFGGAADPVREFAVGGLQVAFHALEAMRRQLAAELGPHGIRTVTLRTGGIPETLPVDFPGKSELAENIAGKTMLGRAATLADVGAVAAFVASDRAASMTAATVNVSCGALVD
- a CDS encoding SCO6745 family protein; this translates as MTARRLWAAVEPLHAVVYFAPETAEAAKAAGLRGYWMGYFAGRLAPLGPIGPGPATAMLFGFAPAMVARAVPDAWSFASPAAVLGSRLEAVGSALRAVADDVSELSALLWRAAEACEFGGRPLAAAWAAVPKPADPLSRLWLATTILREHRGDGHVLAAVHAGLDGLETTLTHIGDGVIGRQDVQPHRGWSDPQWDAAVDRLRTRGILDADGRLTDAGRELRRGLEDDTDRLATAPVEALGADVERLLELAVPLARAVLDSGVVPVPNPMGVTRP
- a CDS encoding SDR family oxidoreductase codes for the protein MSEQREIVVTGGGTGIGLAIAARFAAAGERVTVTGRRKDVLEAAAEEIGARAVAFDASDPAAVQAALAELPARVDVLVNNAGGNTDRVREAPAAGDLKGLADAWQANFEANVLSAVLVTAALKPRFADNVRVVTLGSIAAKQGSGSYGAAKAAIEAWNTDLARQLGAAGTANVVAPGVVLDTEFFHGTLTEEWLSSRIAIAFNQRAGRPEEIADTVRFLAAPEAAHLTGQVVHVNGGAYGAR